Proteins encoded by one window of Mycolicibacterium cosmeticum:
- a CDS encoding amino acid ABC transporter ATP-binding protein, which produces MTELVPEAAAAEPGTVKIRIEGLKKSFGDLVVLDGIDTTIKQGEVVCVIGPSGSGKSTFLRCLNKLEDISGGKVVVDDFDLTDPKVDLDKVRQHIGMVFQHFNLFPHMTVIDNVTLAPLLTKKMDKAAAEKKAMELLAQVGLAEKAQVKPATLSGGQKQRVAIARALAMNPSIMLFDEATSALDPEMVGDVLEVLRELAVGGMTMVVVTHEMGFAREVASRVIFMCDGNIVEDAPPAELFDNPKHPRLQEFLSKVL; this is translated from the coding sequence ATGACCGAACTCGTGCCCGAAGCCGCTGCCGCCGAACCAGGAACGGTCAAGATCCGCATCGAGGGGCTGAAGAAGTCGTTCGGCGACCTGGTGGTGCTCGACGGCATCGACACCACCATCAAGCAGGGTGAGGTGGTGTGCGTCATCGGACCCTCGGGATCCGGTAAATCCACCTTCCTGCGCTGTCTGAACAAGCTGGAGGACATCTCCGGCGGCAAGGTGGTCGTCGACGACTTCGACCTGACCGACCCGAAGGTGGACCTGGACAAGGTGCGCCAGCACATCGGCATGGTGTTCCAGCACTTCAACCTGTTCCCGCACATGACCGTGATCGACAACGTCACGCTCGCACCGCTTTTGACCAAGAAGATGGACAAGGCGGCGGCCGAGAAGAAGGCGATGGAACTGCTGGCGCAGGTCGGCTTGGCGGAGAAGGCTCAGGTCAAACCCGCCACCCTGTCCGGCGGGCAGAAGCAACGCGTGGCGATCGCGCGGGCGCTGGCCATGAACCCGTCCATCATGCTGTTCGACGAGGCCACCAGCGCACTCGATCCCGAGATGGTCGGTGACGTGCTGGAGGTGTTGCGGGAGCTGGCGGTCGGCGGCATGACGATGGTGGTGGTCACCCACGAGATGGGCTTCGCCAGGGAGGTCGCCTCGCGGGTGATCTTCATGTGCGACGGCAACATCGTGGAGGACGCCCCGCCCGCCGAGCTGTTCGACAACCCCAAGCATCCGCGGCTGCAGGAGTTCCTCTCCAAGGTGCTGTAA
- a CDS encoding PE-PPE domain-containing protein: protein MFGGFAPRVLLSVFRSAAVFAVIATLVTGIGTGVRLLAGTIVAIGGNSNPTSAGMIQELGGNPLPPGTVNPTGLPLGVAGHGYLDPANPASPYHGYTFEPVSWPSQIPFTTNWDGSSGYEQSQRAGLANLQALVNPALQTGDPVAVVGYSSGANVVVREMRYLKSIGAPDADRLSFTLIASMNRPNGGLAARFPGLFVPFVNVKFDGTTPADTPYKITDVSWQYDPVSDFPNYPLNVLADLNALVGFFTQHGNYYPADMKGPRVVPDYTDPASNITYVTLAAPRLPLLVPLRMLGVPKQLLDLVEPALKVLVDMGYDRSIKAGVPTPASLSPTPQRLLALPGQLLNAVGVGIQHALNPSWDKPPTSAPAVPATKTATAVASTGKTVANHTDTPGPEPEVVEPDNDEPAVAAPAHPTAESAHPATEPDTAPSESAPRTATARPDDDTAPSGTGGHRSGRPSRTALEGAKPQPVTGKPGTAAEADQHEPSTPTKTDDHSEESASDKAAA from the coding sequence ATGTTCGGGGGTTTCGCACCGCGGGTGCTGTTGTCGGTTTTCCGATCGGCCGCGGTTTTCGCTGTTATCGCCACCTTGGTGACCGGTATCGGGACCGGCGTGCGATTGCTCGCCGGCACCATCGTCGCGATCGGCGGCAACAGCAACCCGACCAGCGCCGGCATGATCCAGGAACTGGGCGGCAACCCCCTGCCGCCCGGCACGGTGAACCCCACCGGACTGCCGCTCGGCGTCGCGGGGCACGGCTACCTCGATCCCGCCAACCCGGCGTCGCCTTATCACGGTTACACCTTCGAACCGGTCAGCTGGCCGTCGCAGATCCCGTTCACCACCAACTGGGACGGATCCAGCGGGTACGAGCAGTCACAACGCGCCGGACTGGCCAACCTGCAGGCACTGGTGAATCCGGCCTTACAGACCGGCGATCCCGTGGCGGTGGTCGGCTACTCGTCCGGGGCGAACGTCGTCGTCCGCGAAATGCGGTATCTGAAGTCCATCGGAGCGCCCGACGCCGATCGACTCAGCTTCACGTTGATCGCCAGCATGAACCGGCCCAACGGCGGCCTGGCCGCCCGCTTCCCGGGATTGTTCGTACCGTTCGTCAACGTCAAGTTCGACGGCACCACACCGGCCGATACCCCGTACAAGATCACGGATGTCAGCTGGCAGTACGACCCCGTTTCGGACTTTCCCAACTACCCGCTCAACGTGCTCGCGGACCTCAACGCGTTGGTGGGCTTCTTCACCCAGCACGGCAATTACTACCCGGCGGACATGAAAGGTCCCCGCGTTGTGCCCGACTACACCGACCCGGCCAGCAACATCACCTATGTGACGCTGGCGGCGCCTCGGCTGCCGCTGCTGGTGCCGTTGCGCATGCTCGGTGTGCCCAAGCAGCTACTGGATCTGGTGGAACCGGCCTTGAAGGTGCTGGTCGATATGGGTTACGACCGCTCCATCAAAGCCGGGGTGCCGACCCCCGCGTCGCTTTCGCCCACCCCGCAGCGGCTGCTGGCCCTGCCCGGGCAGTTGCTCAACGCGGTCGGTGTGGGAATCCAGCACGCACTCAACCCGTCCTGGGACAAGCCGCCCACCAGTGCCCCCGCAGTGCCCGCAACCAAGACCGCCACCGCCGTTGCGAGCACCGGTAAAACCGTTGCGAACCATACCGATACGCCCGGGCCCGAGCCCGAAGTCGTCGAACCCGACAACGATGAACCCGCCGTTGCCGCGCCGGCGCACCCGACTGCCGAATCGGCACACCCGGCCACCGAGCCGGACACCGCACCGTCGGAGTCCGCGCCCCGCACCGCCACCGCGCGTCCCGACGACGACACCGCCCCGTCGGGCACCGGTGGTCATCGGTCCGGCCGGCCCAGCCGAACCGCCCTGGAAGGGGCGAAGCCGCAGCCGGTGACGGGCAAACCCGGCACCGCGGCCGAGGCCGACCAGCACGAGCCGAGCACACCCACCAAGACCGATGACCACAGCGAAGAATCCGCCTCGGACAAGGCGGCGGCATAA
- a CDS encoding arsenate reductase ArsC, translating to MNKPAVLFLCTHNAGRSQMALGFFNALAGERAVAYSGGSEPASQVNPIAVTAMAEKDIDITGEAPKRWTEAMLESADVVVTMGCGDTCPYVPGTRYVDWPLPDPAGQPLEVVRPIRDEIEARVRALVDEVCG from the coding sequence GTGAACAAACCCGCGGTGCTGTTCCTTTGTACCCACAATGCCGGGCGGTCGCAGATGGCGCTGGGGTTCTTCAACGCCCTGGCCGGCGAGCGCGCCGTCGCCTACTCCGGCGGGTCGGAGCCCGCCTCGCAGGTGAATCCTATTGCGGTGACCGCCATGGCCGAAAAGGACATCGACATCACCGGCGAGGCCCCCAAGCGCTGGACCGAGGCGATGCTGGAGAGTGCCGACGTGGTGGTGACCATGGGCTGCGGGGACACCTGCCCGTACGTGCCGGGGACCCGGTACGTGGACTGGCCGCTCCCGGATCCGGCCGGGCAGCCCCTCGAGGTGGTGCGTCCGATCCGGGATGAGATCGAGGCGCGGGTGCGGGCGCTGGTTGACGAGGTGTGTGGCTGA
- a CDS encoding ArsI/CadI family heavy metal resistance metalloenzyme, with protein MSRVQLALNVDDLDVAIEFYSKLFNTAPAKVKPGYANFAVAEPALKLVLIENPGNGGTLNHLGVEVASSDTVHQEIARLTDAGLFTEEEIGTTCCFATQDKVWVSGPGGEKWEVYTVLADSDIFGPKPQPDETAACCR; from the coding sequence ATGTCCCGCGTGCAACTTGCCCTCAACGTCGACGACCTCGACGTGGCGATCGAGTTCTACTCGAAGCTGTTCAACACCGCACCGGCGAAGGTGAAACCGGGCTATGCCAACTTCGCCGTCGCCGAGCCGGCCTTGAAGCTGGTCTTGATCGAGAACCCCGGCAACGGCGGCACGCTCAACCACCTGGGCGTGGAGGTGGCGTCGAGCGACACCGTGCATCAGGAGATCGCCCGCCTCACCGATGCCGGCCTGTTCACCGAGGAGGAGATCGGGACGACGTGCTGTTTCGCCACCCAGGACAAGGTGTGGGTCAGCGGTCCCGGCGGTGAGAAGTGGGAGGTCTACACCGTGCTCGCCGACTCGGACATCTTCGGCCCGAAGCCCCAGCCGGACGAGACGGCCGCGTGCTGTCGGTGA
- a CDS encoding aquaporin, translating into MSWRPLLAEFLGTALLVTVVVGSGIAAAQLSPHDVGLQLLQNSTATVFGLAVLILMFGPVSGAHFNPVVSLADWLLGRRSGTGLRGVAVLAYAAAQTVGGVAGAVLANVMFDRAALEIATKHRVTPGHLIGEVVATAGLVVLIFALARSARAGLSAAAVGAYIGAAYWFTSSTSFANPAVTIGRVFSDSFAGIAPSSAPAFIAMQVLGALIGLGLVVALYPDASRTANAAIVPHENS; encoded by the coding sequence GTGAGCTGGCGCCCGCTGCTCGCCGAGTTTCTGGGCACCGCGCTGCTGGTGACGGTCGTCGTCGGATCGGGGATCGCGGCGGCCCAGCTCTCGCCACATGATGTCGGGCTGCAGCTGCTGCAGAATTCGACGGCGACGGTGTTCGGGCTGGCGGTGCTGATCCTGATGTTCGGACCCGTGTCCGGGGCGCACTTCAATCCGGTGGTGTCACTTGCCGATTGGCTGCTCGGCCGACGGTCGGGCACCGGTCTTCGCGGCGTTGCGGTGCTGGCCTACGCGGCCGCCCAGACCGTGGGCGGTGTCGCCGGCGCGGTGCTGGCGAACGTGATGTTCGACCGGGCGGCGTTGGAGATCGCCACCAAGCATCGGGTGACGCCGGGGCATCTGATCGGCGAGGTGGTGGCGACCGCCGGGTTGGTGGTGCTGATCTTCGCGCTGGCCCGCAGTGCCCGGGCGGGGCTGTCCGCGGCGGCAGTGGGCGCGTATATCGGTGCGGCCTACTGGTTCACCAGTTCCACCTCGTTCGCCAATCCGGCGGTCACCATCGGCCGGGTGTTCTCGGACAGCTTCGCCGGGATCGCCCCGAGTTCGGCGCCGGCCTTCATCGCCATGCAGGTTCTCGGAGCTCTGATTGGCCTTGGCCTGGTGGTCGCGCTCTACCCCGATGCGTCCCGGACCGCGAACGCAGCCATTGTCCCACATGAGAATTCGTAG
- a CDS encoding Rv2640c family ArsR-like transcriptional regulator: MPKALPVLDISAPVCCSPVAAGPLDDEAALGIALRLKALADPVRVKLVSLLFSSPDEEVCSCDLAAAVELSESTVSHHLSQLRRAGIVASERRGMNVYHRPHRDALTALCAVLDPNCCR; encoded by the coding sequence ATGCCCAAGGCCCTGCCGGTTCTCGACATCTCCGCGCCCGTGTGCTGCTCACCGGTGGCCGCCGGCCCGCTCGACGACGAAGCGGCACTGGGTATTGCACTGCGGCTCAAGGCGCTGGCCGACCCGGTGCGCGTCAAGCTGGTGTCGCTGCTGTTCAGCTCGCCCGACGAGGAAGTGTGCAGCTGTGACCTGGCCGCCGCAGTCGAACTCAGCGAGTCGACCGTCAGCCACCATTTGTCCCAGTTGCGCCGGGCCGGGATCGTCGCGTCGGAACGCCGAGGGATGAATGTGTACCACCGGCCCCACCGGGATGCCCTGACGGCGCTGTGCGCGGTGCTCGACCCGAACTGCTGCCGCTAG
- a CDS encoding GGDEF domain-containing protein, with amino-acid sequence MRGFGTTRMADWLDQPDPFDAVTAFLHDRGLTSSARVMLAIVSASSMLAPLALVVPTYHEVTLVFAGIIALAGCCLSCVMTWFWLTHWPTRRQSLVTVSLCTACIVGWSVGQPSAALAALTCAAMPITSGYIAFFHSNRALLLNMVAGLAASGCAVYRLAHEVNIETAIAAVWLLSMLNTLTPITVRGTSKAMSVYATRSDTDALTGLLNRRGFLDVVERRLINDPTNRGEYVVAIMVDLDDFKRINDTLGHAEGDRVLLRVADILREHAPPGSAICRAGGEEFLLATMSWTADATVIAAPLCEAITSRLGDVSASIGVAAAARRDVQAAPVPADMIIDLVSAADLAMYEAKRSGGNRVVVGTPR; translated from the coding sequence ATGCGCGGTTTCGGCACGACACGGATGGCGGACTGGCTGGACCAGCCCGACCCGTTCGACGCCGTCACCGCCTTCCTGCACGACCGCGGATTGACCTCCTCGGCCCGCGTGATGCTGGCCATCGTCTCCGCATCGTCGATGCTGGCGCCGCTGGCGCTGGTGGTGCCCACCTACCACGAGGTCACCCTGGTCTTCGCCGGCATCATCGCCTTGGCCGGCTGTTGCCTGTCGTGCGTGATGACGTGGTTCTGGCTCACCCACTGGCCCACCCGCCGGCAGTCGCTCGTCACGGTGTCGCTGTGTACCGCGTGCATCGTGGGATGGAGCGTCGGACAGCCCAGTGCCGCGCTGGCCGCCCTCACCTGTGCCGCGATGCCCATCACCAGCGGATATATCGCGTTCTTCCACAGCAACCGGGCGCTGTTGCTGAACATGGTCGCGGGTCTGGCGGCATCCGGCTGTGCCGTGTACCGACTGGCACATGAGGTGAACATCGAGACCGCCATCGCCGCGGTCTGGTTGTTGAGCATGCTCAACACGCTGACCCCCATCACCGTTCGCGGCACCTCGAAGGCCATGAGCGTGTACGCGACCCGCTCCGACACCGACGCCCTCACGGGGTTGCTCAACCGCCGCGGATTCCTGGACGTCGTCGAGCGCCGGTTGATCAACGACCCCACCAACCGCGGGGAGTACGTCGTCGCGATCATGGTCGACCTGGACGATTTCAAGCGCATCAACGACACCCTGGGCCATGCCGAAGGCGACCGTGTGCTGCTGCGGGTCGCCGACATCCTGCGTGAGCATGCCCCGCCCGGCTCGGCGATCTGCCGGGCCGGCGGAGAGGAATTTCTCCTCGCGACCATGTCGTGGACCGCCGACGCCACCGTCATCGCCGCGCCGCTGTGCGAGGCGATCACCTCCCGGCTCGGTGACGTGAGTGCCAGCATCGGCGTCGCCGCGGCCGCCCGCCGCGACGTGCAGGCCGCTCCCGTACCGGCCGACATGATCATCGACCTCGTCAGCGCCGCCGACCTCGCCATGTACGAGGCCAAGCGCAGCGGCGGAAATCGAGTGGTGGTCGGCACGCCCCGATGA
- a CDS encoding contact-dependent growth inhibition system immunity protein gives MTRADDFDNTSWKLRQFFGAYFHEDWSLDANDTEEVVEQYLAENRVSPEQAAKLAARIDQIIATHPESELKRVLFDTWGSYYAATAPETYATWLAEIAARFRQVT, from the coding sequence GTGACGCGCGCAGACGACTTTGACAACACATCGTGGAAGTTAAGACAGTTCTTCGGAGCGTACTTTCACGAAGACTGGTCGCTGGATGCAAACGACACCGAGGAGGTCGTGGAGCAATACCTGGCGGAAAACAGGGTGTCCCCCGAGCAGGCGGCCAAGCTCGCAGCAAGAATCGATCAGATCATCGCGACACACCCTGAATCGGAGTTGAAGCGAGTGCTATTCGACACCTGGGGCTCTTACTACGCCGCCACTGCGCCAGAAACGTACGCCACGTGGCTAGCGGAGATCGCAGCACGCTTTCGACAAGTGACATAA
- a CDS encoding amino acid ABC transporter substrate-binding protein/permease — protein MVGAFGVMLSTGTANADGENYVIATDTTFAPFEFQDAQGKFVGIDMDLIREIAKDQNFTVDIKPLGFDAALQAVQANQAAGVIAGMSITDARKKVFDFSEPYFESGVQMAVLKTNEDVKSYADLKGKRVAVKNGTEGAEFAESIKDKYGFQIVSFADSASMFEEVKTGNSVAVFEDYPVLLYGIQQGNGFKTVTPKEKGSSYGFAVNKGQNAELLKKFNDGLNHLKENGRYDEIIKTYLGEGAAEADNSFFGLLQSTFSVLMTGLKMTIILTVVSIAIALVLGVIFGLLRVSRSVWLRAIGTTYVDIFRGTPLLVQAFFIYFGIPSALGFTMTALTAGIITLSLNAGAYMTEIVRGGIQSVDKGQMEAARSLGIGYLPTMRRVILPQAIRTMIPSYVNQFVITLKDTSILSVIGIAELTQTGRLIIARNYQSFTMWLIIGIIYFVVIMALTKLSDRLERRLVK, from the coding sequence ATGGTCGGCGCGTTCGGCGTCATGCTCTCGACGGGTACGGCCAACGCCGACGGCGAGAACTACGTCATCGCCACCGACACCACCTTCGCCCCGTTCGAATTCCAAGATGCACAAGGCAAATTCGTCGGCATCGACATGGATCTCATCCGTGAGATCGCCAAGGACCAGAACTTCACCGTCGACATCAAGCCCCTCGGTTTCGACGCGGCACTGCAAGCGGTACAGGCCAATCAGGCCGCCGGCGTCATCGCGGGCATGTCCATCACCGACGCCCGCAAGAAGGTATTCGACTTCTCCGAACCGTATTTCGAGTCCGGCGTGCAGATGGCCGTGCTCAAGACCAACGAGGACGTCAAGTCCTACGCCGACCTGAAGGGCAAGCGGGTCGCCGTCAAGAACGGCACCGAAGGCGCCGAGTTCGCCGAGTCCATCAAGGACAAGTACGGATTCCAGATCGTCTCGTTCGCCGACTCGGCCTCGATGTTCGAAGAGGTGAAGACCGGCAACTCGGTGGCCGTCTTCGAGGACTACCCGGTGCTGCTGTACGGCATCCAGCAGGGCAACGGATTCAAGACCGTGACCCCGAAGGAGAAGGGCTCCAGTTACGGCTTCGCCGTCAACAAGGGCCAAAACGCCGAGCTGCTCAAGAAGTTCAACGACGGCCTGAACCACCTGAAAGAAAACGGCCGCTACGACGAGATCATCAAGACCTACCTCGGCGAGGGTGCCGCCGAGGCCGACAACTCCTTCTTCGGTCTGCTGCAGAGCACCTTCTCGGTGCTGATGACCGGCCTGAAGATGACGATCATCCTGACCGTCGTCTCGATCGCGATCGCCCTGGTGCTCGGCGTCATCTTCGGTCTGTTGCGGGTGTCCCGGTCGGTGTGGCTGCGCGCCATCGGCACCACCTACGTCGACATCTTCCGTGGCACACCGCTTCTGGTGCAGGCCTTCTTCATCTACTTCGGCATCCCGTCGGCCCTCGGGTTCACCATGACGGCGCTGACCGCAGGCATCATCACCCTGTCGCTCAACGCCGGCGCCTACATGACCGAGATCGTGCGCGGCGGCATCCAGTCGGTGGACAAGGGCCAGATGGAGGCCGCCCGCAGCCTCGGCATTGGCTACCTGCCGACGATGCGCAGAGTGATTCTGCCGCAAGCCATCAGGACGATGATCCCGTCGTATGTCAACCAGTTCGTCATCACCCTGAAGGACACCTCGATCCTGTCGGTGATCGGCATTGCCGAGCTGACCCAGACCGGCCGGCTGATCATCGCCCGAAACTACCAGTCGTTCACCATGTGGCTGATCATCGGCATCATCTACTTCGTGGTGATCATGGCCCTCACCAAACTTTCGGACCGACTGGAGAGGCGGCTCGTCAAATGA
- a CDS encoding acyltransferase family protein, with the protein MSTRPKRLDIQGLRAVAVLLVLLFHAEIPGFGGGYVGVDVFFVISGFLISSHLLESLRDRGTIGFGAFYARRARRLLPAAFAVIVATVVAAAVWVSPVQFPYVVNDALAAALYLPNMWFAYIETDYLAPKLPSLLLHYWSLGLEEQFYLVWPLLLWTVFRLRRRWMAAAIAVVTAVSFVGCVWLTATDLPRAFFWLPPRMWEFGLGALVALARLNRDRLLPSRLGVPAGWAGLAAIAASGSLFSVGTDFPGYAAALPVAGTALLIAAGPGRGSPAAVLSLRPLTWIGDISYSVYLVHWPALALPYAATAYTEALPLWLRAGIAASCLPVGWLLYTLVEQPGRHARWLVTARPRRTLGVAAAGMVTVITGVLAISAVYNPPILDAGKPAPHTALTTKPVGTAYVPSNLTPSLAHAHADRPAIYTNGCHRYTPSVDPAGCRTGTDPTAPLVVLFGDSHAAQWYTALAALAEDGLIRLESHTKDGCPPASIHVRRYPQCDVWRDGVLDVIATARPALVLLGSYGRYYAAHRDVTTAAWRDGLARTIERLPPQTRVAIIADTPSADVSRPICLGRFLDDAQRCAIPRVAAFDDAVRRAEFDVVAAGAARNLDYTRYLCDDTSCPAILLGDTLVYFDGNHITTAMSRALAGVVGADIESALVG; encoded by the coding sequence ATGAGCACCCGGCCGAAGCGCCTTGACATTCAAGGCCTTCGGGCCGTCGCGGTGCTCCTGGTGCTGCTGTTCCACGCCGAGATACCGGGCTTCGGCGGCGGCTACGTCGGCGTGGACGTGTTCTTCGTCATCTCGGGCTTCCTGATCAGTTCGCACCTGCTGGAAAGCCTGCGCGACCGCGGCACCATCGGTTTCGGCGCGTTCTACGCGCGACGGGCCCGGCGCCTGCTGCCGGCCGCCTTCGCCGTGATCGTCGCGACCGTGGTGGCCGCGGCCGTCTGGGTGTCGCCGGTGCAGTTCCCCTACGTGGTGAACGACGCCCTGGCGGCGGCGCTGTACCTGCCGAACATGTGGTTCGCCTATATCGAAACCGACTACCTGGCGCCGAAACTGCCGTCGCTGCTGCTGCACTACTGGTCACTGGGCCTGGAAGAACAGTTCTATCTGGTGTGGCCGCTGCTGCTGTGGACGGTGTTCCGGCTGCGCCGACGGTGGATGGCGGCGGCCATCGCGGTGGTGACGGCGGTGTCGTTCGTCGGCTGTGTCTGGCTCACCGCCACCGACCTGCCCAGAGCCTTCTTCTGGCTGCCGCCCCGCATGTGGGAGTTCGGACTGGGCGCCCTGGTGGCGCTGGCGCGCCTGAACCGCGATCGCCTGCTGCCGTCGCGGCTTGGCGTGCCGGCCGGTTGGGCCGGACTGGCGGCCATCGCCGCGAGCGGATCGCTGTTCTCCGTCGGCACCGATTTCCCCGGATATGCTGCGGCCCTGCCGGTCGCCGGTACCGCGTTGCTGATCGCCGCGGGACCGGGCCGAGGCAGCCCGGCCGCCGTGTTGAGCCTGCGCCCGCTGACCTGGATCGGTGACATCTCGTATTCGGTCTATCTGGTGCACTGGCCCGCCCTGGCTCTTCCTTACGCCGCAACGGCGTACACCGAAGCACTGCCTCTCTGGCTGCGCGCGGGTATCGCGGCATCGTGCCTGCCGGTCGGATGGCTGCTGTACACCCTCGTTGAGCAGCCGGGCCGTCACGCCCGGTGGCTCGTCACCGCGCGCCCGCGGCGGACCCTCGGCGTCGCAGCGGCCGGCATGGTCACCGTCATCACCGGCGTGCTGGCCATCTCCGCGGTATACAACCCACCGATCCTGGACGCCGGGAAACCCGCACCACACACCGCCCTCACCACGAAACCCGTTGGCACCGCCTATGTACCGAGCAACCTGACCCCCTCGCTTGCCCATGCGCACGCCGACCGCCCGGCCATCTACACCAACGGTTGCCACCGGTACACCCCCTCGGTGGACCCCGCCGGTTGCCGCACCGGCACCGACCCCACCGCCCCGCTCGTGGTGCTGTTCGGCGATTCCCATGCCGCGCAGTGGTATACCGCGCTGGCGGCCCTCGCCGAGGACGGGCTGATCCGGCTGGAAAGCCACACCAAGGACGGTTGCCCGCCGGCGTCCATCCACGTCCGGCGCTACCCGCAATGCGACGTGTGGCGTGACGGTGTCCTCGACGTCATCGCCACCGCCCGGCCGGCCCTGGTTCTGCTCGGCAGCTACGGGCGGTACTACGCCGCACACCGCGACGTCACGACCGCCGCGTGGCGCGACGGCCTGGCGCGCACCATCGAACGGCTCCCGCCGCAGACGCGGGTGGCGATCATCGCCGACACACCGTCGGCCGACGTGTCGCGGCCAATTTGCTTGGGCCGCTTCCTCGATGACGCGCAGCGGTGCGCCATCCCACGGGTGGCTGCTTTCGACGACGCGGTGCGCCGCGCCGAATTCGATGTCGTCGCCGCCGGCGCGGCGCGGAATCTGGATTACACCCGGTACCTGTGCGACGACACGTCGTGCCCGGCGATCCTGCTGGGCGACACCTTGGTCTACTTCGACGGCAACCACATCACCACCGCGATGAGCCGAGCATTGGCCGGGGTGGTCGGCGCGGACATCGAGTCGGCACTCGTCGGGTGA
- a CDS encoding S53 family peptidase, translating to MTGRRRLWALVAMGTLLAADLSALPAPESAVISGPYARLLAASTDLGESRGREVRLTVSLADARRPEELIEWSRARGLRVRWRPGDDWAVVEGEATGVARAFGVPVHDYRGRRGQVFYASPRQPAVPEELTRSVSDTGRILGYTPHHMARPDLLPMDVPRQGLGPDALLTAYNAHPLAAAGFTGAGATLVIFGFDGFAQSDLDSFADSSALPRFTPVVIGGRPGPPGAETTMDLQVAHAIAPDAQLVVVNARPTVEGDGGYEKVGRLFEDTARQFPGAVWSLSIGWGCDRLPGAADLAPVRTALVAAQRTGTAVFDASGDNGGLECKGGPDWSAPPGPDDIGLDAVASLPEVTSVGGTTLSTDAQGQWLAEQAWVDVPMSLGSSGGISKLFPRPAFQASIQTNRYEEKRLVPDVAALADPFTGVRIVLDGQPRIGAGTSQAAPIWAALTVLMNQYLQAHGGRLLGGDLNPLLYQVASGARLPGFRDVRLGSNAVDVSTPGYDLVTGLGSPNVDNLVRDLLAVQTGAARR from the coding sequence ATGACCGGTCGGCGCCGGTTGTGGGCGCTGGTGGCGATGGGAACGCTGCTGGCGGCCGATCTTTCGGCGCTGCCCGCTCCGGAGTCGGCTGTCATCTCCGGCCCGTACGCGCGGCTGTTGGCGGCCTCGACCGATCTGGGGGAGTCACGCGGACGTGAGGTCCGGCTGACCGTCAGCCTGGCCGATGCGCGCCGCCCCGAGGAATTGATCGAATGGTCCCGGGCGCGTGGTCTGCGGGTGCGCTGGCGACCGGGTGACGACTGGGCCGTCGTCGAAGGGGAAGCCACCGGTGTGGCACGAGCTTTCGGTGTTCCGGTGCACGATTACCGGGGTCGCCGCGGGCAGGTGTTCTACGCGTCGCCGCGCCAGCCGGCGGTACCCGAGGAGCTGACCCGCTCGGTCAGCGACACCGGCCGCATCCTGGGCTACACCCCGCACCACATGGCCCGCCCGGATCTGCTGCCCATGGACGTGCCGCGCCAGGGGCTGGGCCCGGACGCCTTGTTGACCGCCTACAACGCGCATCCGCTCGCGGCGGCCGGATTCACCGGCGCCGGCGCCACCCTCGTGATCTTCGGTTTCGACGGCTTCGCGCAGAGTGATCTCGACTCCTTCGCCGACAGTTCGGCCCTGCCCCGATTCACCCCGGTGGTGATCGGTGGGCGGCCCGGACCGCCGGGTGCGGAGACCACCATGGATCTTCAAGTGGCACATGCCATCGCGCCGGACGCACAACTGGTCGTGGTCAACGCGCGGCCCACCGTGGAGGGCGACGGCGGCTACGAGAAGGTGGGACGGTTGTTCGAGGACACGGCCCGGCAATTCCCCGGAGCGGTGTGGAGCCTGTCGATCGGCTGGGGCTGTGATCGGTTGCCCGGTGCCGCGGACCTCGCTCCGGTGCGCACCGCCTTGGTGGCCGCACAACGGACCGGCACCGCGGTGTTCGACGCGAGCGGCGACAACGGTGGCCTGGAATGCAAAGGCGGCCCGGATTGGTCCGCGCCGCCGGGGCCCGACGACATCGGGCTCGACGCGGTCGCCTCGCTGCCCGAGGTGACGTCCGTCGGTGGCACCACGCTGTCCACCGACGCGCAGGGGCAGTGGCTGGCCGAACAGGCCTGGGTCGATGTGCCCATGTCGCTGGGCAGCAGCGGCGGGATCTCGAAGTTGTTCCCTCGCCCGGCCTTCCAGGCTTCGATCCAGACGAACCGATACGAGGAAAAACGACTGGTCCCCGATGTAGCCGCGCTGGCCGATCCGTTCACCGGTGTGCGCATCGTGCTGGACGGCCAGCCGCGCATCGGCGCCGGCACCTCGCAGGCGGCGCCCATCTGGGCGGCGCTGACGGTGCTGATGAATCAATACCTGCAAGCCCACGGCGGCCGCCTCCTCGGCGGCGACCTGAATCCGCTTCTGTACCAAGTGGCTTCGGGTGCCCGGCTGCCCGGATTCCGCGATGTCCGTCTGGGCTCCAACGCGGTGGACGTCTCGACGCCGGGCTATGACCTGGTGACCGGCCTGGGCAGCCCCAACGTCGACAATCTGGTCCGGGACCTGCTGGCCGTGCAGACCGGCGCGGCGCGGCGATGA